One genomic segment of Vibrio penaeicida includes these proteins:
- the helD gene encoding DNA helicase IV produces MQLAASRSAKFLIQTEYNEVSVEDDKLVLNSAQSEEHIPFSVWDGSITLKRGLVWGSLVFHAHEKNSTQQAWLVQGLPWADCNAFIQYAQKEYSDWHFHQCQSLNEKLPAWREALTLIRNQPSYLQTSQLQSWTDSVVNDFSLLNMSLEEAEQRMPKAMVEVSDWLGNGFENQKSRNLDWLEKEREYWQVLFAQCESSPLNLSQQQAVLMNNDHNLILAGAGTGKTSVLTARVSYLLQSHQAKPEELLMVAFGRDAADEMRQRLESKLGSDGHAITVKTFHQLGLEIIRHVENESIEITPLATNDSMKQAWCVQWLKQHWATQNQFKRWQKHLSQWPIAYLKGDEELGSQSENPKLIAWLQKQLEQLCAMNIGKKQIQQRIIDHEDYSRLNSELQLVWPCYQAWSQMLKDNTQIDFHTMITKATKYVASGKYRPQWRYVMVDEYQDISPARLELLEAICHQPKTKQQASLYAVGDDWQAIYRFAGADVSLTTDFDSRFPGASIHYLDTTYRFNNMLGEVANKFIQQNPSQLHKNVTSHKTVKQKSITLLHMAILEKSLLELDKKQTSKKEVLLLGRNHYHCPEQLKDWQKSCSNLDIKFMTCHASKGQEADFVFILSVDEGQFPAMERQHHLDSALIQTQDTYAHAEERRLFYVALTRAKSKAWVMYGAQPSVFVEELREGGYPVIKK; encoded by the coding sequence ATGCAGTTAGCGGCATCACGATCTGCCAAGTTTTTAATTCAGACGGAATACAATGAAGTCAGTGTCGAAGACGACAAACTGGTTTTGAACTCCGCGCAAAGTGAAGAGCATATTCCCTTTTCGGTATGGGATGGCTCGATTACATTGAAGCGTGGTTTAGTCTGGGGCAGTTTAGTTTTTCATGCGCATGAAAAAAACAGCACTCAACAAGCTTGGTTGGTGCAAGGTTTACCTTGGGCGGACTGCAATGCTTTTATTCAATATGCTCAGAAAGAATATTCTGACTGGCATTTTCACCAATGTCAGAGCCTAAACGAAAAACTGCCCGCATGGCGCGAAGCGCTTACCCTAATTAGAAATCAACCTTCTTACCTACAAACCTCCCAGCTTCAAAGCTGGACGGACAGCGTCGTTAACGACTTTTCTCTGTTGAATATGAGTTTAGAAGAAGCCGAGCAGCGAATGCCCAAAGCCATGGTCGAGGTATCAGACTGGTTAGGAAATGGGTTTGAGAATCAGAAATCACGAAATTTAGACTGGCTAGAGAAAGAGCGTGAATATTGGCAAGTCTTGTTTGCACAGTGCGAATCGAGCCCACTAAACCTTTCTCAGCAACAAGCTGTTTTGATGAACAATGACCATAACCTAATACTGGCAGGAGCGGGAACGGGTAAAACAAGTGTCCTCACGGCTCGCGTATCTTATTTGCTTCAAAGCCATCAAGCCAAACCAGAAGAATTGCTTATGGTGGCGTTTGGGCGTGATGCGGCAGACGAAATGCGTCAGCGTTTAGAAAGCAAACTAGGCAGTGATGGGCATGCCATTACGGTAAAAACATTTCATCAATTAGGGTTAGAAATCATTCGTCATGTTGAAAATGAGTCGATAGAAATTACGCCATTGGCAACCAACGATAGCATGAAGCAAGCTTGGTGTGTTCAATGGCTAAAACAACATTGGGCAACGCAAAATCAATTTAAGCGCTGGCAAAAACATCTTTCTCAATGGCCAATTGCCTATTTAAAAGGGGATGAAGAGCTAGGATCCCAGTCCGAGAACCCTAAACTCATCGCGTGGTTACAAAAACAGCTAGAACAGTTGTGCGCAATGAACATCGGTAAAAAGCAAATACAGCAGCGTATTATCGATCATGAAGACTATTCTCGTTTAAACAGTGAATTGCAGCTTGTTTGGCCATGTTATCAGGCGTGGAGTCAAATGCTGAAAGACAACACCCAGATCGATTTTCACACCATGATCACTAAGGCAACCAAATACGTTGCGAGCGGCAAGTATCGACCTCAGTGGCGCTATGTTATGGTCGATGAATATCAAGATATTTCACCGGCTCGGCTTGAGTTGTTGGAGGCGATTTGCCACCAACCAAAAACTAAGCAGCAGGCTTCTCTATACGCTGTAGGAGACGATTGGCAGGCTATATATCGGTTTGCTGGTGCTGATGTGAGCCTAACAACAGACTTCGATTCTCGATTCCCTGGTGCTTCTATCCATTACTTGGATACCACATACCGCTTTAACAATATGCTAGGGGAAGTCGCTAATAAGTTCATACAACAAAACCCATCTCAATTGCATAAAAATGTGACAAGCCACAAGACGGTGAAACAAAAGTCTATTACTTTGTTGCATATGGCTATACTTGAAAAATCCCTTCTGGAACTAGACAAAAAACAGACCTCAAAAAAAGAGGTATTACTGCTAGGGCGTAACCATTACCACTGTCCAGAGCAATTAAAAGATTGGCAAAAATCTTGCTCTAACTTGGACATAAAGTTTATGACATGCCATGCAAGTAAAGGTCAGGAAGCGGATTTTGTCTTTATTTTGAGTGTTGATGAAGGTCAGTTCCCAGCAATGGAACGACAACACCATCTCGATAGTGCACTTATTCAAACCCAAGATACTTATGCCCATGCTGAGGAGCGTCGTTTGTTTTACGTTGCTTTAACTCGGGCAAAATCTAAAGCGTGGGTAATGTACGGCGCTCAACCTTCTGTATTTGTGGAAGAATTGAGAGAAGGAGGTTACCCCGTTATCAAAAAATAA
- the yccS gene encoding YccS family putative transporter, whose product MPLLTIFRHYWSNKTINYSVRITIALIGVVIPCWFYEQNTAIVPLILGIIAAALAETDDSFWGRMRALILTFVCFAIAAFSIELLFDLPIFFAIGLFASTFTFIMLGAIGPRYASIAFGSLLIAIYTMLGAHESPNIWFQPVMLLAGSAWYYFISMIWQIFWPMQPVQQSLGNVFEELANYLDAKSELFHPVTNLAPQPHRIREASLNAATVTSLNQCKATLLSRSKRGHIDGPSDRFLNIYFLAQDIHERVSSTHYRYQDLAEQFKHSDVLFRFKHLLQTQANACRQISKSLHLGNQYDHDDKNAEALNELNDSILFLQEQKRTDWSLSLSQLSYLFRNLSTVEKQLSNVSNPDVKQNAEDDVLDDTTAHTPKAMWLRIKSNMTPSSILFRHAVRMSIALTAGYGLIQAFDIDKGYWILLTTLFVCQPNYSATRQKLTARVIGTIAGLLVGVPLLTFFPSLESQLVFIVLSGILFFAFRINNYGFATAFITLLVLFCFNQLGEGFAVVLPRLTDTLIGCALAVLAVAFILPDWHSKRLHKVMAESVIANQSYLAQIIGQYRVGKKDTLAYRISRRDAHNKDASLSSSISNMLVEPGKYRSAVDESFRFLTLNHALLSYISALGAHRTRLQDETIHQLVLDSHRAIHKHLEILHKQLNDQCEECDTSVIEETDIEKRLSEWRDEDESSARLVLQQLHLIYRMLPELHSLAAKFAVRVPNSAQ is encoded by the coding sequence GTGCCTCTATTGACTATTTTTCGCCACTACTGGTCTAATAAAACCATTAATTACAGCGTTCGCATCACTATTGCCCTTATTGGGGTTGTTATCCCTTGCTGGTTTTACGAACAAAACACGGCCATTGTCCCGCTAATCTTAGGCATAATTGCCGCTGCTCTAGCAGAAACTGACGACAGCTTTTGGGGAAGAATGCGTGCGCTTATTCTCACCTTTGTCTGTTTTGCCATCGCAGCGTTTTCCATTGAGCTTCTGTTTGATCTTCCCATTTTTTTCGCCATTGGATTATTCGCGTCAACCTTTACTTTTATCATGCTAGGAGCGATAGGTCCCCGCTACGCCAGTATTGCCTTTGGCTCTCTATTGATCGCGATATATACCATGCTAGGCGCTCACGAGAGCCCCAATATATGGTTTCAACCCGTTATGCTTTTAGCGGGTTCGGCTTGGTATTACTTTATTTCCATGATTTGGCAGATATTTTGGCCAATGCAGCCCGTGCAACAAAGTTTAGGCAATGTATTTGAAGAACTGGCCAATTATTTGGATGCCAAAAGTGAGCTATTCCACCCTGTAACCAATTTGGCACCTCAACCTCACCGAATTCGTGAAGCCAGCTTAAACGCCGCAACGGTTACCTCTCTGAACCAGTGCAAAGCAACATTGCTGTCTCGTTCTAAGCGTGGGCATATAGACGGGCCAAGCGACCGTTTTCTCAACATTTATTTCCTTGCGCAAGACATTCATGAGCGAGTCAGTTCTACTCACTACCGTTATCAAGACCTAGCGGAGCAGTTCAAACACAGCGACGTGCTCTTTCGCTTTAAACACCTGCTCCAAACACAAGCAAACGCCTGTCGACAGATATCCAAATCTCTGCACTTAGGTAATCAATACGATCACGACGACAAAAACGCTGAAGCCTTAAATGAACTTAACGATTCAATTTTGTTTTTGCAGGAACAAAAAAGAACAGATTGGTCCCTATCTCTTAGCCAGTTAAGTTATCTATTCAGAAATTTATCTACAGTTGAAAAGCAACTTAGTAATGTCAGCAACCCCGACGTTAAGCAAAACGCAGAGGACGATGTACTAGACGATACCACCGCACATACCCCAAAGGCGATGTGGTTACGAATTAAAAGCAACATGACACCTAGCTCCATTCTGTTCCGTCACGCGGTTAGAATGTCGATTGCTTTAACTGCTGGATATGGTTTGATTCAAGCTTTCGACATAGATAAAGGGTATTGGATCTTACTCACCACCCTTTTTGTATGCCAGCCAAACTACAGTGCAACTAGGCAAAAACTGACGGCGCGAGTTATCGGTACAATTGCAGGTTTGCTGGTCGGTGTTCCGCTGCTCACGTTTTTTCCTTCCCTAGAGAGCCAGCTCGTCTTTATCGTCCTTTCCGGTATTCTGTTTTTTGCCTTTCGTATTAATAACTACGGTTTTGCCACCGCCTTTATAACCCTATTAGTATTATTCTGTTTCAACCAATTAGGCGAAGGGTTTGCCGTTGTGCTACCTCGTTTAACAGATACGTTAATCGGGTGCGCCTTGGCGGTACTGGCCGTCGCATTTATCTTGCCGGATTGGCACTCGAAACGATTGCACAAAGTGATGGCAGAATCGGTTATCGCCAACCAAAGCTATCTCGCTCAAATTATTGGTCAGTATAGAGTTGGGAAAAAAGACACATTGGCATACCGCATTTCGCGACGTGATGCTCACAATAAAGATGCGAGCCTGAGTTCTTCAATCAGCAATATGCTGGTTGAACCTGGTAAATATCGGTCTGCCGTCGACGAGAGCTTTCGCTTCCTTACCTTGAATCACGCATTACTCAGCTATATATCTGCTTTGGGTGCCCACCGAACGCGTTTACAAGATGAGACTATCCACCAGCTTGTTTTGGATTCGCACAGAGCCATTCACAAGCACCTTGAGATCCTTCATAAACAGCTGAATGACCAATGTGAAGAATGCGATACGTCTGTTATCGAAGAGACAGATATTGAAAAGCGGTTAAGTGAATGGCGAGATGAAGATGAAAGCTCGGCTCGATTGGTCTTGCAACAACTTCATTTGATCTATCGAATGCTACCTGAGCTTCATTCGTTAGCGGCGAAATTTGCGGTAAGAGTTCCGAATAGCGCTCAATAG
- a CDS encoding TerC/Alx family metal homeostasis membrane protein, whose amino-acid sequence MSPFAYFAFGALTLMLVCVDIWQTRGGNITVKKAAVWSVIWVLVALAFGVSILYFWEWYAPGSSYTSSKAATAFFTGYLLEKSLSVDNLFVFAIIFHQYLVPENLRPRALLLGVIGALILRAAMIAIGVQLLEQFHWALYLFAAFLIWTGYKLTQPEEQEALSPLPERIIRKFARVTDDYRGNALYIRDNLGFILTPMAIVIAMIAMMDVMFALDSIPAIFAVTREPFLVLAANVFALLGLRSLYFVLQGMMEKFVYLKPALAFIMIFIGIKMLLVETEWAIPTQVSLGVLVTVMGSAILASIIKSRKGSVEV is encoded by the coding sequence ATGAGTCCTTTTGCTTATTTTGCATTTGGTGCGCTGACTTTAATGTTGGTGTGTGTCGATATTTGGCAAACTCGTGGTGGTAATATTACGGTAAAAAAAGCCGCGGTTTGGAGTGTTATTTGGGTATTGGTTGCCTTAGCATTTGGCGTATCTATTCTGTATTTTTGGGAATGGTACGCACCGGGGAGCTCTTATACCTCAAGTAAAGCAGCTACCGCGTTTTTTACTGGGTACTTGTTAGAGAAATCGCTTAGTGTCGATAACCTTTTCGTGTTTGCGATTATCTTTCACCAATACTTAGTGCCAGAAAATTTGCGTCCGAGAGCACTGCTTTTAGGCGTTATAGGAGCACTCATCTTACGCGCTGCGATGATTGCGATTGGCGTACAATTGCTAGAACAATTTCATTGGGCTTTATACTTGTTTGCCGCTTTCCTTATTTGGACAGGCTATAAGCTAACGCAACCCGAAGAGCAAGAAGCACTGAGCCCGCTGCCGGAAAGGATCATTCGCAAGTTTGCCAGAGTGACCGACGATTACAGAGGCAATGCGCTGTACATAAGAGATAACCTAGGGTTCATATTGACGCCCATGGCGATCGTCATAGCAATGATCGCAATGATGGACGTGATGTTCGCTCTGGATTCGATTCCAGCCATATTTGCCGTAACGCGTGAGCCATTTCTCGTCTTGGCTGCGAATGTGTTCGCTTTACTTGGGCTACGTTCTCTGTATTTTGTTTTGCAAGGCATGATGGAGAAGTTTGTATACCTTAAGCCGGCATTAGCCTTCATCATGATTTTTATCGGTATAAAAATGCTTTTGGTTGAAACAGAGTGGGCAATTCCAACGCAAGTCTCACTTGGTGTGCTTGTCACGGTGATGGGAAGCGCAATCTTGGCATCGATTATAAAGTCTAGGAAAGGCTCAGTGGAAGTTTGA
- a CDS encoding NnrU family protein yields the protein MLLLILGIFIWSVIHYVPSLTPQVKVNLIEKVGPNGYKGIFSLVVIAGLLMIIFGWRSTVPNYLYVLGPEFRGLTMLLMLVGFILFGAAQGKTRLKQYIRHPQLMSVIVWSVAHLLSNGEQRSVVLFGGLALWAVIQIMLINRREGEWVKPAIPPVSQEIKTHAISLVLYFITVFFLHVYLTGIPLK from the coding sequence ATGTTGTTATTGATTTTAGGTATTTTCATATGGAGCGTGATCCATTACGTCCCGTCACTCACCCCGCAGGTAAAAGTTAACCTTATCGAGAAGGTCGGTCCCAACGGTTACAAAGGCATTTTTTCACTGGTGGTTATCGCTGGATTACTGATGATCATATTCGGCTGGCGTAGTACCGTACCGAATTACTTGTATGTCCTTGGTCCGGAATTTCGTGGGTTAACCATGTTACTCATGCTGGTAGGTTTTATTCTGTTTGGCGCAGCTCAAGGAAAAACTCGGTTGAAGCAGTACATTCGCCACCCTCAACTGATGAGTGTGATCGTTTGGTCTGTGGCGCACTTACTTAGTAATGGAGAGCAGCGCTCCGTTGTTTTGTTTGGTGGATTAGCACTTTGGGCTGTTATCCAAATCATGCTTATCAATCGAAGAGAGGGTGAGTGGGTTAAGCCAGCTATTCCCCCTGTCTCGCAAGAAATTAAAACGCACGCAATCAGTTTGGTTCTCTACTTTATTACGGTTTTTTTCCTACACGTATACTTAACGGGTATCCCTCTTAAATAA
- a CDS encoding pyridoxamine 5'-phosphate oxidase family protein has protein sequence MEIIEQDDRLNLDEFLTRPLYAFLASMSGNGACCSPVWFLWEDKKIWIISVKGDSFAKRVNESPNCSISIVDWDKDSGKSQHIGLRGTAELDEFDKVKANRLLSKYLGSEVLKWPQRFVDFQNSPGNVLVRFTPKSVVVRDQSYRFRG, from the coding sequence GTGGAAATAATAGAGCAGGATGACCGCCTGAATTTAGATGAGTTTCTTACTCGTCCGTTATATGCATTCTTAGCAAGTATGTCTGGAAATGGAGCGTGCTGCTCCCCTGTATGGTTTTTGTGGGAAGACAAAAAGATATGGATTATCAGCGTTAAAGGAGACTCGTTTGCAAAAAGAGTAAATGAGTCACCTAACTGCTCTATAAGCATTGTTGACTGGGATAAAGATTCAGGAAAGTCGCAACATATAGGCTTGAGAGGAACCGCGGAGCTGGATGAGTTTGATAAAGTTAAAGCGAACCGACTTCTGAGTAAGTATTTAGGTTCTGAAGTACTGAAATGGCCACAAAGGTTTGTAGATTTTCAAAATTCTCCAGGCAACGTGCTGGTTCGATTTACACCCAAATCGGTGGTAGTCAGAGATCAATCCTATCGCTTTAGAGGGTAA
- a CDS encoding SDR family NAD(P)-dependent oxidoreductase, with product MKTALITGGSKGIGLEMVRRLLEQGFQVITCSRNKSGWDESIRQYPILEAVDYHVTDISDEAALKTLFGHVAQRYGKLDIAVNNASPAIGSLGEFHTVAQEKLKDTLNHDFWAQAVCLQSELNLMSEGAAIVNVSSINGLRPTPNASMYSAAKHAIEGLTRSLAIENIERGIRINAVAPGVTWTPRWEERAKTDPNIRESVSQAVPMKRFAKTEEVADAIEFLLSDKASYIVGHTLVVDGGITLS from the coding sequence ATGAAAACGGCTTTGATAACAGGTGGTTCAAAAGGCATCGGTTTAGAGATGGTACGGCGATTACTTGAGCAAGGTTTTCAAGTGATAACTTGCTCAAGAAATAAAAGCGGTTGGGATGAGTCCATCCGTCAGTACCCAATTCTTGAAGCCGTCGATTACCATGTTACCGACATTTCAGATGAAGCAGCATTAAAAACGTTATTTGGACATGTGGCGCAGCGTTACGGAAAACTCGACATTGCTGTGAATAATGCATCGCCAGCGATAGGGTCTCTAGGAGAGTTTCATACGGTCGCTCAAGAAAAGCTAAAAGATACGCTTAATCACGATTTTTGGGCACAAGCAGTTTGTTTGCAAAGCGAGCTTAATTTGATGTCTGAAGGCGCGGCAATTGTGAATGTAAGCTCAATAAATGGGTTGAGACCAACGCCTAATGCGTCAATGTACAGCGCGGCTAAACATGCCATTGAGGGGTTAACGCGTTCTTTAGCGATTGAAAATATTGAGCGCGGAATACGCATAAATGCCGTCGCCCCCGGTGTCACTTGGACTCCTCGGTGGGAGGAAAGAGCGAAAACAGATCCAAACATCAGAGAGAGTGTGTCTCAAGCTGTTCCCATGAAACGATTCGCCAAAACGGAAGAAGTCGCCGATGCAATAGAGTTTCTGCTCTCCGATAAGGCAAGTTATATTGTCGGGCACACACTCGTTGTGGATGGTGGCATTACGCTTAGTTAG
- a CDS encoding GNAT family N-acetyltransferase — translation MENRRIRLAPPTIEIAPQMLEAVIESKKELEEYLPWVQHALTLEQATKSAQEAVEKYENFVGDIRYSIICKESGTLLGAIGLIIRDQSVPFFEIGYWLRTSAAGKGVITEAVALLETYAFEELGANRIEIKAAESNQRSWMVAVRCGYQLETTMKNTRRIKNGDLDNTVIYVKTSP, via the coding sequence ATGGAAAACAGACGAATTCGGTTGGCGCCTCCTACGATCGAGATTGCACCTCAAATGCTTGAAGCGGTAATTGAAAGCAAAAAAGAACTCGAAGAATATTTGCCTTGGGTGCAACACGCGTTAACTCTCGAGCAAGCGACGAAAAGCGCGCAAGAGGCAGTAGAAAAGTATGAGAACTTTGTTGGTGACATTCGATACAGCATTATTTGCAAGGAATCCGGAACACTGCTTGGTGCGATAGGATTGATCATCAGAGATCAGTCTGTGCCTTTTTTTGAAATAGGGTATTGGTTGAGAACCTCTGCTGCAGGCAAAGGCGTCATAACGGAAGCCGTTGCTCTACTTGAAACCTATGCTTTTGAAGAACTAGGTGCAAACCGTATTGAAATTAAAGCGGCAGAGTCAAACCAGCGCAGTTGGATGGTCGCAGTACGATGTGGCTACCAGCTTGAGACCACAATGAAAAATACGCGAAGAATCAAAAACGGAGATTTGGACAACACCGTCATTTACGTAAAAACTTCTCCATAA